The Parambassis ranga chromosome 4, fParRan2.1, whole genome shotgun sequence genome includes the window AATCAGACACCATGCATTCATGGtgacaaaagaaaaatcacCTTTCCTGTCATTAGCTGCATGCATCCCTGTCCTATTGAATGACTTCAATACAAAAACTTAAAAAAGAGAGTGGTGCATTAATGTTGCTTGGctcctgtgtggctgctgttagAGGAAAAACGTGCTGATTGTGCATACCTATCCTATTCTGAGCCAGGCCGAGCGTGTGCAGAGAAGGCACTGTCTTCACAGCAGccaccagcagctgcagattCTCCTCTTTGTCCAAACATTTCTCAAGAAGACGGCAGTCATGAAACCGCAActctgacacagagagagagagagagagagcaaattattaaacattttccccaaataaacatgtttatccaGTACATAAAGGTAGTAAACAGTATATCAATGTGGGAAGAAACAGTCCACATTCTTGTAGAACGGAAGCTTTGACTGTCAGATGGACTCACATCTGTCTACTCTGGTATAGACGAGTGCCAGAAAATGTTAATGCAGCTAAAAGCTATAATAAAGGGATAATCATGCTTGTAGATGCATATAGGAAAACCACAGAACCATAGATTACCTTCTAATCTGCTGTGCCTCAGCAATTTCAGGATGTCAGGAAAACAATCCGACAGCTTCGTGTCCTCCAAGAAGAGACTCCTCAAGCAGGGATTTGACTCTGAAAGGTAACATGTTAGTACTGATGCCACTGCAGAGTTAGACAGACAGGTGAGTCAGGCAAGTCTGTGCTCAACAGTGCAGCCATTACACAGAAAAGTAACTGTCAAACGGAGAAAAGAGTGTATGTACGTGACGTCACTGCAGTTCCACCCACTGAGTGGATGAAAGCTTGATCAGAAACACATCTCAACAGGTGGAGAGCTGTTGACGGACCACTTAAACTGAGGATACCCTCTAACACTGATGTAACACATTACCTGAGAGAGTGGTGAGGAGGTGGCTCTGAGAGGAGCTTGTGTGTAATCTCATCCCAGCTACATGAAATGAAGTGAGACGTGGAGAGCGTCTCAGCACAGATGTCACGATGAGCACGTCTGTCTGGAGCTCAGTGACTTTGACCGTCAGCTTTTCCAGGGCCAGCTGTACTGGTAGAAAGTCTGGCTCAGCAGCTCTGGAGTACGGCGGTAAGGGGCGCACCCCCCACATCAACTCCTGGATCTCTACTTGCAGGGATGTCACACTTGGGCATGAATCCAACAGGAACTCCATGGACATGATGTTCGGCAGGATACTGATCTTCAGATCGGCGAGGGAGCTGCGGGAGCTGTCCGACAGCTGCTTCAGGGCGCCAGCCAGGTCCATCACTTCTGGGTCCCGGAGGgtcactgcacagacacagaaatgaaTCATTCCTGCACAGCACAACAGAGCCCCAATCCAGTTTCCATCACGTCCTCATACATACATCAACTGATCTCAAGTCTTCAGACATATTAAGTATAATTAAATATTTGCCCGGTGACCATGAAACATGGACGCATCATACTTACTAATGCTGTGAAGCGTTAGAGAGTGAAGGCAGAAGAATGTCGGCAGAACGGAACTGAGGAGTCTGAATGACCCTGGCCCACACTCCCTGATCTCCAAACAATGGATTTGGCCCCATGGACAAGCCCCTGCTGAAGGACCCTCGAATGGAGTGAAAGCCCGGCACAGACACTGCGGGTCCACATTGATGTCTTCTTTCCCagattcttcctcctccttaaAGTCCAGCTTTGAGCGTTTACATGGTGTGGCCTGATCATCCTGATCATCGGCTTGTAAAGTACAGGCTGCCTTTCCCTTGTCCAGTAGATCCTTCAGCTTCGGGTCTACATACTGAGACCCCCTTCCATGTAGGAGCCAGGCCAGTATCATGGGACACTGCATATGTATGGTAAGTTTTCTGGCCTTTCCGTGGTCAAAGAGGCGATGGAATACATACAGCCCGAGCTGCGTCTTCCTCTGTGACAGATCAAGGGAATGTGAAAGAGTAACACTCCTGATACGCTCCTCAAAGAGGTTCAGAAGAGGCCAATTCTCAGCGGTTAAACTTTGGAGGGGTTTTGGCAGGTTGGTGCTGATTAAAAAATGGTGGATGCATTTAGCTGCAGCCCACAGGAAGGAGGGAGTGTTTAAATTGGTGCTGTTTCTGGTGGTATAGTTATTCCTGAAGCCATAGAAAACCAGTGGAAAAAGACATTTCATAACTTCATGTTTGGCCTCTTCCTCAGTGTGGACGTCGATTACCTGTAATATAACAGAATACATATCAGAGCAGGGATCTATGTGATTATACTAATGAAACTAAAACAAGAATATGCCATCTACATGGTTAGGGCCCCAAATGTCTCGTATGATCCCAACCCATCCTGAGTAAGTGGATATTTCTGAAAGAACAAAACACATGACATTATAAGAGGAACTTTCAATCAAACAAAGGTGTGTCCCATATGAAGGAAAGATGTGCATACCTCTCTGGTTTAGAGCTGGCTGGAGCTGATCCAGCTGACATACAGTCAGATGAGGAAGTACATCTTTAATGAGAGCCACTGGGAGATCTACAGTATGACAGAGATTGGGACATTTTAACAGACGACAACAAAACCTTTAATACAACAGTTCTACTACTAATAAAATACAGGGGGGCAGGCCAGgccaacacacagcagagctagCCTCTATGTTGTTTTAAGGTGTATATAAGGTATTATGTAAAAATGAAACTTCCAATGAATATGTCACATCCATGGATTCACTGTGTCAATCTGTCACATAATAAAGAGAAACACATTTAACATTATAGAACAGTGTTTGATCACTGTGGTAGAgatttcaaaacaaaaacccagatgAATTTAAATTAATATAATGTTGAAATAACAAGAAACCCCGTTTAGACTATATACATTTACTCTGTCACTCACTCTATAGGGGGTTAGGGTTTGATTATGAATTCCAAAGTAAAAGACTTTTGACCCCCAGGTATAACATGGCTATATAGCAGAAAGCATTATTAATTATACGTCTGTTTCTTGTTCTTTTCATTAATTCATTACTGCACTGACAAACTAACATGAGTGAGTGTGGTAAAGTcttttattgtggaatcagttgCACCCTCCTTCCGTAACTCCCAATACAGTAATAACAGGAGGGAAACATTATAAAACACGCAAGTTAATACAAGACAAAAGAAAGGCGTGTTTACCCTCAACCTTATACCTTGTAACCTGAGTGTGTGTCCGACAAGTATACAGTTGTGCGGCCATCAGCATTAcagaatcaaaacaaacacgTACTTACCGAGTATAGCCTTAATGCCCAGCGCGGTAAAATGCTTCCTGGCAGCTTGTAAACAGATTTCTTTTAGACTCCTGTCTTTGGAGTCGGTTGTTGTACTTCTATAGCGCTTAACTGAGAAGTTAAATTCACGAATATCCATTCTGTTAGCATCAGACCAACTGAACTTAACGTGCAATCAGGCTAGTTGTCTTCTTCGGTggtttttccttgtttttcttcttcttttgtgttttttagcgTTTAATACAGTAGCTTATCGCCACCCACTGGACTGGCGGGTTTGAAGAAAAACACTTCCAAACTGGGGTCCAcgtgttttgtttcatttaaagTGAAAGTATATGACATTATAGTTTGATTTACTTTTAAAATCATGTTAAGCAAATGTTTGGGGATCAGATTAAGAACATTAGAACATTAGGACAGAGCTGTTGAGGTAATTTGTTCTGGCTTACATCTCTGCTAGTGTACTGAGCAGGGTGTAAGTTCCTGTTGCTACTATGGTACACCCAAGTAAGGAACAGGACTGATGATTTATGTGCATTATACTATTAAAACATGTGAACCAGCCCTTCAGATGGGTTAAATGTCTATAACATTATTTTCACATGACTGAGGGGTGAGGCTCTGCAACCAGCTGCCCCTGGACCACAGTACATGTAGTGTAGTGGTAAATCCAGCACTAGTTTTAATATATGGTGTAGGTGCAGTTAGATTATGAATGCATGATATAAACATCGTTCTCCtttattttctcctgttttaatataaaaataacagaaagaaagtcaaatacaaataaatataagtATTTACAGCACTAAGCCTGTGTTACTCCTGCTATACTATGCCCCTCTGGTCTTCATGAGAGCGCTGGTGGAAGACAAAGGAGACGGCAGCATCCCATGAGGCTTTCAGCACCTGGTCCCTCAGACCCTTCTTGTCAAAGCAGTGGTTCCACTGAGAGAGGTCACTGGTGCAGTCGGCGTCATCAGCAGGAGGCCGAACCTCTCTGCCATTCACACAGCGACGACAGCGAAACCTACCCGCCACAAGACGGAGAAAGAATCAATACATGACTTGCAATACTAACACACCTAGTATGATAAAAtctgcttcagcagcagcttcaggtgTATGTGCAGCTATGCTATCAGCAACtcagaaatgtgtttaaaaatatTCCTGTGTAAGCACTGACTCAGCAGAGTCAGCAGCATAAATGGATTGTAAGAAAAgtcagtgtcttacctgtcatGTGTGTCACTAGTGGTCTCCACATTAAGAGTAAAGAGTTCTCGGAGTTCTCCCAGAGAGAAATGTCGCTCCACATCCTGTTCCTCAtccaccacacagctgctcaggGCTTTTTTATGGGCCTGCCTCTGTAGGATTTTCTCCTCAATCGTCCCGGCCTGTCAGCAAATAAACAGTCGAATTTGAGACCTCTCCAGACCAGCTGTTTTGTTAGCCAGAAACACActtctataaaaaaaacaaaattaaacagCAGAGATGACGTCTGTGAACTGACAGAGAGCAGTCTGTAGATGTAGCAGGTCTTCTTCTGGCCGTCTCTCCATACGCGAGCCATCGCTTGCTCGTCATTGGCCGGGTTCCAGTCAGGATCAAACATCACCAAGCGATTAGCCCCGATCAGATTGAGGCCACATCCGCCAGCCTTGCTGCTCAGCATGAAGATGAACTCTGGGTTCTGAACACAGACGGATTCAGAGCTGCTCACATGTTTGCCAAAGCTTTCAGTAGTGTGTAAAAAAGTTGAGTTTGTAACTAACTCACAGATGGATCATTGAATCTTTCCACAATCTTGGCCCTTTTTTTGATGGACATTGTTCCATCCAGTCGAACATACAGGTACCtgacaaaaacaagagaaagaatGCTGCTGACTTTGACTTTATATATAGAAATAACACATTTGGACAGACTATAGTTTCCCACACCGCACCTTCTAGATCTGCAGAGCTTTTCAAAGAGGTCCAGGGTCTGAGTGTAGTTGGAGACAAGCACCACCTTGTCACTAGTTGTAGTCCTTGTCATTGCCAGAATGTAGTCCAGAACCAGCATCTTTCCTGCAACAAAGGACACAATAATTCAGTTGTATGTATTGAATTTATTGCAATTTAGTTTATGTAAACACTGAGAATGTTATGATAAGCTTGTGTGTCCATGGGGCTGGTGGTTTGTAGTCTTGGGGAAGCATGAAGATTCATTTGTGACAAGCTTGATTTATAGTCATTCATACACCTGAGTAAGTCCAGTTTGTGGATACCGTAGTGTAGCGAAGAATATAGGGGAGAAGCTTGCTCTGCTGAGCATGTTAACTTTCAGCAGTAGACTGACATTTTCTTAACCCACTTTATTCTACACAGGGTTGTGGAAGGGCTGCGGTATCTCCCTGCTGTCAGTGGTAAGAGGCTGGGTACAGTTTCCAGTCTACTGCAGGgccagagagacaaacaaccacactGGTAGTCACACACATAGACCATTTAGAGTTTCCAATTAACCTTGCATGGACATGTGGGAAGAAGCCAGAGAAAACCCTTGCAGGCAGAGGGGGGCCATGCACCACCTGCTCCATCCTGCTGGCCAGCAGGTTTAAACCAGTGACCTCCTTGCTGCGAGGCTACAGTGGTAACTACTGCAGCACCTTTTTATTAGACAATAATGCTATACAGGCACACATTGTAACTCAGGGTCCCCAACAATACTAAAGAAAAAGGCTGACTGCTGATGTGTAAAATGAGAGTAATGGCATATATAAAGACAGCACTCTCACCTGCAAATGGCAAGAGATGAAATGCCAGTAAATTCAAGCACGTAAATTCCTTTGTCTGTCAGAGCCAGGATAGCTATAAGAGAAAGTGCCTCTAAATCAGCACACTGTAAGAGCTCAAAAGCTCTGAGTGACACTAAAAGATGATTTGTCCCAGTTCAGCTCTGCGTATGggtatttacacacacaatggaATAAACACCTTTAAATCATTCTGACAGAATGAACAGTGTAGAGTACTGTCACTGTGATTagtcattttttaatatcatataGAGTGCACTGACATGTATTGTACATGTTCTTACCAGAAAGCTGAGGTTCCACAGCTTTAGTGCTGTAGCCAGGAGGGAACAGTTCCAGTGCCCCTTCAAagccctcctctccctccacacACTTCTCATAGATGAGAGCTGGATCTGGGACAAAGGACAGTGGACAGTATTTATACCATGCAggagatcattaaaaaaaacgaGAGCAATCATAGGTCTGATCCTAtaaaaacatcctcagcattgGATTGGAAGTAACAAATACTTCAGTAAACTGTGCTAACAAGTGGGAAAGGACAGTCATTCTGCACTTACGATTACACAGTTTCTTAAGTGAAGTGAtggaggacagggaggagaCACTTATTTTGCCCTCCTGTAGAGTCTCAATGGGTTTGGCCTGCTTCAGGAAGCGCTTGTAGagctctgtctgcagaggagtcagcctgcagaggaacaAATCATAGCCAGGTCATGCCAAAGCTATTTCAGATATcgttttaaaaatgtgcatctTTGGCATTATATGCCCAGACTTAATTTAAATACTTCTTTGCATGTTTCATTATGGGAGAATATGATGAACACCACGTGACCCAACCTACCTGCAACACACAACCTGCTCAATTTTCACAGGAAGATACTTGGACAAGATATCAGATGTTCTTCTTATTAAACACCTGTTGAAGCAGAACATGGTCAGTATAACAGGGGGATATTAAACatacagcacattttaaatgtctgaAGAAACATATGCTATGCAACAGATGTACTCAAGAATGTAATGGTATTTCAATGGCTAtatctgtgtgttgtttgttgttgttgttgggagAGACATCACGcgttatttttattatttttagaacACTGCATGGTCATGCCCTTTTACTACTTAATGAATGAACAGCAATGCACTATTACAGTTGTGACAAGTGATCAGTAAACAAGAACTTCACATCACTGTGCACAAAGCTTAATTTGGAACTGGTGTAAGGAAGTGAAAATGCAACACAATTCGAACAACTCATCATAAGTTCTAATATCTTAGGTGTTAAATCATGGCTACAAGAGAAACAACACTGCTGCCCAGCCTTTAGAGCACCACTCTAAATACACCTCTATTTTTCATAGATTGCATTTTAAGACCTGTCTCATATTTGCAcctgtattatttttttacagtatgtTGCAGTTGCAACCAGCTGATGATGATAACaaattataaaaacataaaatagtattttaaaagtaaaacagaataaaacaaagaGTATGTGTTGTATGACTTCACCTGTTGACAATGCTGATCAGCTCTTTGAGTTTTTCTTCTCCAGTCCCTCTGTCTTTATCATTGGCATCTGCGTCCCGGCCCTTGAGGATGGGAAGTTCAAATCTCTTTTTAAACTCCTGGGCTGTGCCTGCCATCAAGgtaggaaaaagaaaatcagaaatGAGGCCAATGAGTTACAGCTAGGTTGTATATGTGTggcatgtgcgtgtgtgcttACCAAGGATTCCAGCATTAACAAAGTGAACCAGGCTGAAATACTCCAGCAGGTCATTTTGAATGGGAGTGCCTGATATTAGCACTCTCCTCCGGGCACTCATGGCATTTAAAGCCTGGTATGTCTGGTTGTCGGAGTTCTTCAGTCGATGGCCCTAAAGCAAAAACAACTATTAATTTTACATCATTACTTGAACAGTCCTTGATTTTTCAGGTTGAGGTTGAGTGAAATACCTCATCACAGATGACAAGTCCAACTTTACCCTTGTGCAGAACTTCAGCATGCAGGCGAAACGTCTCATATGAAATGATCAGGATCGGCGTCGGTACTCTCAAACCGTGCTGAGAGGTGAAATTCactaataaacacaaaacaaagtacGTAAATATTTTGatttccatccatcatccattaacctgCTTTTTCACATGTGGTTCCAAAACTTTGGAACCACATGTGTCAACAGGTATGGCAGCTTTTCAGAGACACAAAAGGCAAGCAAGGGCACTATTAGGGCAGGTATTATACATGTAGATCAGAATCCATTTTTTCTGTGGCATTTAAATTGTGGAGCGTTGAGATTTTTTTCTATTGTCAGTTTCCAATTTGCAACAATTAAGTCAAATATCCTGTCAAGCAACACATGTGCATGACAGTGTGTTCTGCAGAGACAGAAGGGGAGGGTTAGCTACCTAGCTTCCTATCGATTTCATCCTTTGAACCTCCGTCGATGGCCACTGGTGTAATGCGTCCTCCAAGCCACTTTCCTACTTCATTATACCAGTTACGAACCAGACTGGATGGTGACACCACAATGGCCTTGTCTATCTCTGGCTTAGCATCAGGGCTTTGGCGTAGCAGAGTCCACATGAGGGTGATACACTGTAAAGTCTTCCCCAGGCCCATCTCATCTGCCATGATGCAACCGTATGAGCCTGGGATGCGTCGGCCCGTCACACAGTCCCAAAGGAACTTCACCCCCTTTAAGATAAAAAACAGCAaccatttaaaatataaatttaaaaaaaacaacaacaaaaaaaacgataaattaacaaaaaagaaaatgtggtaTTTTTGGATTTCAACTTATTAAGTGCAGGGCAGGGACAGAAATA containing:
- the lrrc41 gene encoding uncharacterized protein lrrc41 is translated as MDIREFNFSVKRYRSTTTDSKDRSLKEICLQAARKHFTALGIKAILDLPVALIKDVLPHLTVCQLDQLQPALNQREISTYSGWVGIIRDIWGPNHVIDVHTEEEAKHEVMKCLFPLVFYGFRNNYTTRNSTNLNTPSFLWAAAKCIHHFLISTNLPKPLQSLTAENWPLLNLFEERIRSVTLSHSLDLSQRKTQLGLYVFHRLFDHGKARKLTIHMQCPMILAWLLHGRGSQYVDPKLKDLLDKGKAACTLQADDQDDQATPCKRSKLDFKEEEESGKEDINVDPQCLCRAFTPFEGPSAGACPWGQIHCLEIRECGPGSFRLLSSVLPTFFCLHSLTLHSIMTLRDPEVMDLAGALKQLSDSSRSSLADLKISILPNIMSMEFLLDSCPSVTSLQVEIQELMWGVRPLPPYSRAAEPDFLPVQLALEKLTVKVTELQTDVLIVTSVLRRSPRLTSFHVAGMRLHTSSSQSHLLTTLSESNPCLRSLFLEDTKLSDCFPDILKLLRHSRLEELRFHDCRLLEKCLDKEENLQLLVAAVKTVPSLHTLGLAQNRIARSVCVLADLFTGSSTSSVKCLDIRSNFIQPAELLEFATRIKTHPPKHRLTLDLRRNPGDRDPDTWCAALDMLRPFTVLLVEGWKSTDTMVDHLSNM
- the rad54l gene encoding DNA repair and recombination protein RAD54-like isoform X1 yields the protein MRRSLAPSQVAKRKQGDSCEDDEWTCRTEKRRKSETEVRESHISPFRKPLTQLNNRPTCMDGDKHEAFIRSILSKPFKIPIPNYTGSMGIRALGLKRAGVRKALHDPFAEDALVLYEPPTLGAHDLIKADKEKLPVHVVVDPVLGKILRPHQREGVKFLWDCVTGRRIPGSYGCIMADEMGLGKTLQCITLMWTLLRQSPDAKPEIDKAIVVSPSSLVRNWYNEVGKWLGGRITPVAIDGGSKDEIDRKLVNFTSQHGLRVPTPILIISYETFRLHAEVLHKGKVGLVICDEGHRLKNSDNQTYQALNAMSARRRVLISGTPIQNDLLEYFSLVHFVNAGILGTAQEFKKRFELPILKGRDADANDKDRGTGEEKLKELISIVNRCLIRRTSDILSKYLPVKIEQVVCCRLTPLQTELYKRFLKQAKPIETLQEGKISVSSLSSITSLKKLCNHPALIYEKCVEGEEGFEGALELFPPGYSTKAVEPQLSGKMLVLDYILAMTRTTTSDKVVLVSNYTQTLDLFEKLCRSRRYLYVRLDGTMSIKKRAKIVERFNDPSNPEFIFMLSSKAGGCGLNLIGANRLVMFDPDWNPANDEQAMARVWRDGQKKTCYIYRLLSAGTIEEKILQRQAHKKALSSCVVDEEQDVERHFSLGELRELFTLNVETTSDTHDRFRCRRCVNGREVRPPADDADCTSDLSQWNHCFDKKGLRDQVLKASWDAAVSFVFHQRSHEDQRGIV
- the rad54l gene encoding DNA repair and recombination protein RAD54-like isoform X2; the encoded protein is MDGDKHEAFIRSILSKPFKIPIPNYTGSMGIRALGLKRAGVRKALHDPFAEDALVLYEPPTLGAHDLIKADKEKLPVHVVVDPVLGKILRPHQREGVKFLWDCVTGRRIPGSYGCIMADEMGLGKTLQCITLMWTLLRQSPDAKPEIDKAIVVSPSSLVRNWYNEVGKWLGGRITPVAIDGGSKDEIDRKLVNFTSQHGLRVPTPILIISYETFRLHAEVLHKGKVGLVICDEGHRLKNSDNQTYQALNAMSARRRVLISGTPIQNDLLEYFSLVHFVNAGILGTAQEFKKRFELPILKGRDADANDKDRGTGEEKLKELISIVNRCLIRRTSDILSKYLPVKIEQVVCCRLTPLQTELYKRFLKQAKPIETLQEGKISVSSLSSITSLKKLCNHPALIYEKCVEGEEGFEGALELFPPGYSTKAVEPQLSGKMLVLDYILAMTRTTTSDKVVLVSNYTQTLDLFEKLCRSRRYLYVRLDGTMSIKKRAKIVERFNDPSNPEFIFMLSSKAGGCGLNLIGANRLVMFDPDWNPANDEQAMARVWRDGQKKTCYIYRLLSAGTIEEKILQRQAHKKALSSCVVDEEQDVERHFSLGELRELFTLNVETTSDTHDRFRCRRCVNGREVRPPADDADCTSDLSQWNHCFDKKGLRDQVLKASWDAAVSFVFHQRSHEDQRGIV